One Setaria italica strain Yugu1 chromosome I, Setaria_italica_v2.0, whole genome shotgun sequence DNA window includes the following coding sequences:
- the LOC101761129 gene encoding uncharacterized protein LOC101761129 yields MEIERPPRPPLPPPPPVAAAVAAAAAISSVLGDDDLLREILLRLGLPTSLLRAALVCRRWLSHASDPAFLRRFHDLHPLRLLGAYLSTSAGPNPRLRFLPIRPVPELAGAARRAGGFFDAFKGSAASIYDSRGDRLLVTTFDDRNDSTHQVCSPLSPAGDTTVVPPPPPPPPIQLANDDECVIYQYCEFLPDDGDGGSYFCVVMGYSELQTNVYLYELQDMNWVVRASAAAQLALSPRRSRVMLFSNEKFYILSATNKILVCDFPSSSISFMELPSGVENKHGGCIMLSRGDGSGIYLMHVKESQLQIFHCRKDSDNPGNWVLVDYICLRQVCANLDIATWPSVGGHTASVKICAVGDNARFVFLEMFGTVVFLDIRSRQAVKVYELTPEDKELVSVRPLLLMWHPVFPLMKNGCNQKELCTA; encoded by the exons ATGGAAATCGAGAGGCCGCCGCGTcccccgctcccgccgccgccgcctgtcgccgccgcggtggccgccgcggcggccattTCCTCTGTTCtcggcgacgacgacctccTGCGggagatcctcctccgcctcggcctccccaccagcctcctccgcgccgccctcgTCTGCCGGCGCTGGCTCAGCCACGCCTCCGATCCGGCCTTCCTCCGCCGATTCCACGACCTCCACCCGCTGCGCCTCCTCGGCGCCTACCtctccacctccgccggccccaacccgcgcctgcggtTCCTCCCGATCCGCCCGGTcccggagctcgccggcgccgcccgccgcgccggcggcttCTTCGACGCCTTCAAGGGCTCCGCCGCGTCCATCTACGACAGCCGCGGCGACCGCCTCCTCGTCACCACCTTCGACGACCGCAACGACTCCACGCACCAGGTCTGCAGCCCGCTGTCCCCCGCGGGGGACACGACCGTGGtcccgccgcccccaccgccgccgccgatccagCTCGCCAACGACGACGAGTGCGTCATCTACCAGTACTGTGAGTTCCTCCCCGACGATGGTGACGGCGGCTCCTACTTCTGCGTGGTGATGGGGTACAGCGAGCTGCAGACCAACGTGTACCTGTACGAGTTGCAGGACATGAATTGGGTTGTCAGAgcctcagcggcggcgcagctCGCTTTATCGCCACGGAGATCGAGGGTTATGCTCTTCAGTAATGAGAAATTCTACATTTTGTCCGCAACCAACAAGATTCTTGTGTGCGATTTTCCATCCTCGAGTATCTCATTCATGGAGCTCCCCAGTGGGGTGGAGAACAAGCACGGTGGTTGCATCATGCTGTCCCGGGGAGACGGTTCTGGAATTTATCTCATGCATGTTAAAGAATCTCAGCTTCAAATCTTCCACTGCAGGAAGGACAGCGATAATCCAGGCAATTGGGTCCTAGTGGATTATATTTGTTTGCGTCAGGTGTGCGCTAATCTGGATATCGCAACTTGGCCTTCTGTGGGTGGACATACTGCTAGTGTTAAGATATGCGCTGTTGGGGACAATGCCAGGTTTGTGTTCTTGGAGATGTTTGGCACTGTTGTTTTCTTGGATATTAGAAGCAGGCAGGCAGTGAAGGTGTATGAGCTGACACCAGAGGATAAGGAGTTGGTTAGTGTCCGTCCGTtattgctgatgtggcatcctGTCTTCCCTCTGATGAAGAACGGATGTAACCAAAAGGAGTTGTGCACG GCTTAG